Proteins from one Deltaproteobacteria bacterium genomic window:
- a CDS encoding sigma-54 dependent transcriptional regulator gives MSRPRILVADDNANLRRLVARVIGELGEVVEAATGSEAIARLAGEPFELVVTDVRMPGADGFAVLEAAVAASPRPEVVMMTAYATVDRAVAAMKQGAFDYLQKPFDPDRAREVIEAALERRQQREDAGRGLGRLIDPSAPAGMIGRSEAMQEVFALIERAGGLDLTVLVTGESGTGKELVARAIHEASDRKGRPFVAVNCGALPAELVESELFGHLKGSFSGADRDRPGLFREADGGTLFLDEIGELPLSMQVKLNRVLEERKVRPVGATREAAVDVRVIAATLRSLPEEVAAGAFREDLFYRLNVFPIALPPLRERREDLPLLAAHFVATQAKVQGRTLRGLTPEALGLLAAWPFPGNVRELRNVIERTVATCEGDTIGVDDLPSGLREARPGLGPLEALAALPYKEAMRIAKVQGVRAYLDALLRRHEGNVSKAARAADIERESLHRLLKKHGLKAEDYRQL, from the coding sequence GTGAGCCGGCCCCGGATCCTCGTGGCGGACGACAACGCCAACCTGCGCCGCCTGGTCGCCCGGGTGATCGGCGAGCTGGGCGAGGTGGTCGAGGCCGCCACCGGCTCCGAGGCCATCGCCCGCCTGGCCGGCGAGCCCTTCGAGCTGGTCGTCACCGATGTCCGGATGCCCGGCGCCGACGGCTTCGCCGTCCTGGAGGCCGCGGTCGCGGCCAGCCCCCGCCCCGAGGTGGTGATGATGACCGCCTACGCCACGGTGGATCGCGCGGTGGCGGCGATGAAGCAGGGCGCCTTCGACTACCTGCAGAAGCCCTTCGACCCCGACCGCGCGCGGGAGGTGATCGAGGCCGCCCTCGAGCGAAGACAGCAGCGCGAGGACGCCGGTCGCGGGTTGGGCCGCCTGATCGATCCTTCCGCCCCGGCCGGGATGATCGGCCGCAGCGAGGCCATGCAGGAGGTCTTCGCCCTCATCGAGCGCGCGGGCGGCCTGGACCTCACCGTGCTGGTCACCGGCGAGTCGGGCACCGGCAAGGAGCTGGTCGCCAGGGCCATCCACGAGGCCTCGGATCGGAAGGGCCGCCCCTTCGTGGCGGTGAACTGCGGCGCCCTGCCGGCCGAGCTGGTCGAGTCCGAGCTCTTCGGTCACCTCAAGGGCTCCTTCAGCGGCGCCGACCGCGACCGTCCCGGGCTCTTCCGGGAGGCCGACGGCGGCACCCTCTTCCTCGACGAGATCGGCGAGCTGCCCCTCTCGATGCAGGTGAAGCTGAACCGGGTGCTCGAGGAGCGCAAGGTGCGCCCGGTCGGGGCGACCCGGGAGGCGGCGGTGGACGTGCGGGTGATCGCCGCGACCTTGAGATCGCTGCCGGAGGAGGTCGCGGCCGGCGCCTTCCGGGAGGATCTCTTCTACCGCCTCAACGTCTTCCCCATCGCCCTGCCGCCCCTGCGCGAGCGGCGCGAGGATCTGCCCCTGCTCGCGGCCCACTTCGTCGCCACCCAGGCGAAGGTCCAGGGGAGGACCCTCCGGGGGCTGACCCCCGAGGCCCTCGGCCTCCTGGCGGCCTGGCCCTTCCCCGGCAACGTCCGGGAGCTGCGGAACGTCATCGAGCGCACCGTCGCCACCTGCGAGGGCGACACCATCGGGGTGGACGATCTCCCCAGCGGGCTGCGCGAGGCCCGGCCCGGCCTCGGCCCCCTCGAGGCCCTCGCGGCCCTCCCCTACAAGGAGGCCATGCGGATCGCGAAGGTGCAGGGGGTGCGCGCCTACCTCGACGCCCTCCTGCGCCGCCACGAGGGCAACGTCAGCAAGGCCGCCCGGGCCGCCGACATCGAGCGCGAGAGCCTCCACCGCCTGCTGAAGAAGCACGGGCTCAAGGCAGAGGACTATCGCCAGCTGTGA
- a CDS encoding PilZ domain-containing protein, with protein MGRERRVHARVETAFDCELITDRNLWPGQVVDLSYGGARVLGPPGIAEVGDLMRVAMKLPMDAESVTVLGEVRLVTEVDPGRVAYGLRFSQVEPAQRESLTSFIEYLLAGAGVGFRDSPRIARRLEILCRSKQEFRAVMRDISRSGLGLECDQPLLIDEQVTLEIRVEAVDDPLVVTGKVVHTRAVGGDRHHVGLRLGSHSASEKQAIEDFLRKLMSGA; from the coding sequence ATGGGTCGCGAGCGAAGAGTCCACGCGCGGGTCGAGACCGCCTTCGACTGCGAGCTGATCACCGACCGGAACCTCTGGCCGGGGCAGGTCGTCGATCTCTCCTACGGCGGCGCCCGGGTCCTCGGCCCGCCGGGGATCGCGGAGGTCGGCGACCTCATGCGGGTGGCGATGAAGCTGCCCATGGACGCGGAGTCGGTCACCGTCCTGGGCGAGGTCCGGCTGGTGACCGAGGTCGACCCGGGGCGCGTGGCCTACGGCCTGCGCTTCTCGCAGGTGGAGCCCGCGCAGCGGGAGAGCCTCACCAGCTTCATCGAGTACCTCCTCGCCGGTGCGGGCGTCGGCTTCCGGGACAGCCCGCGGATCGCCCGCCGGCTGGAGATCCTCTGCCGCTCGAAGCAGGAGTTCCGGGCGGTGATGCGGGACATCTCCCGCAGCGGCCTGGGCCTCGAGTGCGACCAGCCCCTGCTCATCGACGAGCAGGTCACCCTGGAGATCCGCGTCGAGGCGGTGGACGACCCCCTCGTCGTCACCGGCAAGGTGGTCCACACCCGCGCCGTCGGCGGCGATCGCCACCACGTGGGGCTGCGCCTCGGCTCGCACTCGGCCAGCGAGAAGCAGGCGATCGAGGACTTCCTCCGCAAGCTGATGAGCGGCGCGTAG
- a CDS encoding phosphomannomutase/phosphoglucomutase, whose translation MKPEIFRSYDIRGIADTDLTDEVVTDIGRAFGSALMEAGGAPVVVGRDARLSGPRIHAALLAGLTEVGASVIDLGVVPTPLCYFAANFREAVGGLVMITGSHNPPDHNGLKLGLGRRTMGGEKIQALRQRIEASDFFQPDGPGEVESWDPLPAYLSYLENNLELGPYRPKVVVDAGNGVGGLTAAPILERLGFQMEALYLEPDGTFPNHEADPTVVANLEELCARVISSDADLGVAYDGDADRVGVIDERGEILWGDQLMVIFARSILERRPGATFVAEVKCSQVLYDEIDRLGGNGIMWKAGHTHIKDKMKETGAVAAGEMSGHIFFADRYYGFDDACYATLRLLEILSHTRAPLSELLEGLPETFTTPELRVPCPEEVKFRVVELVRDLLASHRQVVDVDGVRVIHPDGWGLLRASNTQPLLVLRFEAESEARRDAIQAEVTQALQEALTAVAKIESDRLGAGGE comes from the coding sequence GTGAAGCCCGAGATCTTTCGCAGCTACGACATCCGCGGCATCGCCGACACGGACCTCACCGACGAGGTCGTCACCGACATCGGCCGCGCCTTCGGCAGCGCCCTGATGGAGGCCGGCGGTGCGCCGGTCGTCGTCGGCCGGGACGCCCGCCTCTCGGGTCCCCGGATCCACGCGGCCCTCCTCGCGGGGCTCACCGAGGTCGGCGCGAGCGTGATCGACCTCGGGGTGGTGCCCACGCCCCTGTGCTACTTCGCCGCCAACTTCCGCGAGGCCGTCGGCGGCCTGGTGATGATCACCGGCTCCCACAACCCGCCCGACCACAACGGCCTGAAGCTGGGCCTGGGGCGGCGGACCATGGGGGGCGAGAAGATCCAGGCGCTACGCCAGCGGATCGAGGCGAGCGACTTCTTCCAGCCCGACGGGCCCGGCGAGGTCGAGAGCTGGGACCCCCTCCCCGCCTACCTCTCCTATCTGGAGAACAACCTCGAGCTCGGACCCTACCGCCCGAAGGTGGTCGTCGACGCCGGCAACGGCGTGGGCGGGCTGACGGCGGCCCCGATCCTCGAGCGCCTCGGCTTCCAGATGGAGGCCCTCTACCTCGAGCCCGACGGCACCTTCCCCAACCACGAGGCCGATCCCACGGTGGTCGCCAACCTGGAGGAGCTGTGCGCCCGGGTCATCTCCTCGGACGCCGATCTCGGCGTGGCCTACGACGGTGACGCCGACCGGGTCGGGGTCATCGACGAGCGCGGGGAGATCCTCTGGGGCGACCAGCTCATGGTGATCTTCGCCCGGTCGATCCTCGAGCGGCGGCCCGGGGCGACCTTCGTCGCCGAGGTGAAGTGCTCCCAGGTGCTCTACGACGAGATCGATCGCCTCGGCGGCAACGGCATCATGTGGAAGGCCGGGCACACCCACATCAAGGACAAGATGAAGGAGACCGGCGCCGTCGCGGCCGGCGAGATGAGCGGCCACATCTTCTTCGCCGATCGCTACTACGGCTTCGACGACGCCTGCTACGCCACCCTGCGGCTGCTGGAGATCCTCTCCCACACCCGCGCGCCCCTCTCCGAGCTCCTCGAGGGCCTGCCCGAGACCTTCACCACCCCCGAGCTGCGGGTGCCCTGCCCGGAGGAGGTGAAGTTCCGGGTGGTCGAGCTGGTGCGCGACCTGCTCGCCAGCCACCGCCAGGTGGTGGACGTGGACGGCGTGCGGGTGATCCACCCCGACGGCTGGGGGCTGCTGCGCGCCTCCAACACCCAGCCCCTGCTGGTCCTGCGCTTCGAGGCCGAGAGCGAGGCCCGGCGCGACGCGATCCAGGCGGAGGTGACCCAGGCCCTGCAGGAGGCCCTGACCGCCGTCGCCAAGATCGAGTCGGATCGCCTCGGGGCCGGCGGCGAGTAG
- a CDS encoding ROK family protein, with translation MTTQPAAIAADIGGTNLRVALVGAGGELLHTHRERLASSELPAVAEHLRRALLYLETPPESLPIGVAIAAMLRRDGFVRVAPNLGWQDVDLRGALERALGAPVQVHNDLDAAVLAEARVGAGVDCDTVFLCSVGSGVGGGLYVGGRLHTGAGGVAGEIGHVKVIPGGRSCGCGEEGCLEAYAGGHALARRARELLEAGAAPGLRARIGEDDEVLDARRIVEAAAEGDADCQRLLDEAAGHLGLALANLATVLAPGRLLLGGSVLRGAPALRQQVSELVLARVARSVGKTLEVHPARLGDDAGLIGAGLLALE, from the coding sequence ATGACGACCCAGCCCGCGGCCATCGCCGCCGACATCGGAGGCACGAACCTCCGCGTGGCCCTGGTGGGCGCCGGGGGCGAGCTGCTCCACACCCACCGTGAGCGCCTCGCCTCCAGTGAGCTGCCGGCGGTCGCCGAGCACCTGCGGCGGGCGCTGCTCTACCTGGAGACGCCCCCCGAGTCGCTGCCCATCGGCGTCGCCATCGCCGCCATGCTCCGGCGCGACGGCTTCGTGCGGGTCGCCCCCAACCTGGGCTGGCAGGACGTCGACCTGCGCGGCGCGCTGGAGCGGGCCCTGGGCGCCCCGGTGCAGGTTCACAACGATCTGGACGCAGCGGTCCTCGCCGAGGCGCGCGTCGGCGCCGGGGTCGACTGCGACACCGTCTTCCTCTGCTCGGTCGGCTCGGGCGTGGGCGGCGGCCTCTACGTCGGCGGCCGCCTCCACACCGGCGCGGGCGGGGTCGCCGGGGAGATCGGGCACGTGAAGGTGATCCCCGGCGGGCGGAGCTGCGGCTGCGGGGAGGAGGGCTGCCTGGAGGCCTACGCCGGCGGTCACGCGCTGGCCCGGCGCGCCCGGGAGCTGCTCGAGGCCGGCGCGGCCCCTGGCCTGCGGGCGCGGATCGGCGAGGACGACGAGGTCCTCGATGCCCGCCGGATCGTCGAGGCGGCCGCGGAGGGAGACGCCGACTGCCAGCGGCTGCTGGACGAGGCCGCCGGACACCTCGGGCTGGCGCTGGCGAACCTCGCCACCGTCCTCGCGCCCGGGCGGCTCCTCCTGGGCGGCAGCGTCCTGCGCGGCGCCCCGGCCCTGCGCCAGCAGGTGAGCGAGCTGGTGCTGGCGCGGGTGGCCCGCAGCGTGGGGAAGACCCTCGAGGTCCACCCGGCGCGCCTGGGCGACGACGCCGGCCTGATCGGCGCCGGGCTCCTCGCCCTGGAGTGA